A stretch of Microtus pennsylvanicus isolate mMicPen1 chromosome 5, mMicPen1.hap1, whole genome shotgun sequence DNA encodes these proteins:
- the Rhod gene encoding rho-related GTP-binding protein RhoD codes for MKAAQAAGEEAPLSGRSVKVVLVGDGGCGKTSLMMVFAAGNFPESYSPTVFERYNVTLQMQGKPVHLQIWDTAGQDDYDRLRPLFYPDANVLLLCFDVTSPNSFDNVSNRWYPEVTHFCKGVPIIVVGCKTDLRKDKVLVNKLRKNGLEPVTYHRGHDMAMSVGAVTYLECSARLHDNVEAVFQEAVNVALSSPSRNFWRRITQRFCLIS; via the exons ATGAAGGCGGCCCAGGCCGCGGGGGAGGAGGCGCCGCTAAGCGGGCGCTCGGTCAAAGTGGTCCTGGTGGGCGACGGGGGCTGCGGGAAGACGTCGCTGATGATGGTCTTCGCCGCCGGGAACTTCCCAGAG agCTACAGCCCCACAGTGTTTGAGCGCTATAATGTCACTCTGCAAATGCAGGGTAAACCTGTGCACCTCCAAATCTGGGACACAGCAG GGCAAGATGACTATGACCGCCTCCGACCCTTGTTCTACCCCGATGCCAATGTCTTGCTCCTCTGCTTCGATGTGACCAGTCCAAACAGCTTTGACAATGTCTCCAATAGG TGGTACCCAGAGGTGACGCACTTCTGTAAGGGAGTGCCCATCATCGTCGTGGGCTGCAAGACAGATCTGCGCAAGGACAAGGTGCTGGTGAACAAGCTGCGAAAGAATGGGTTGGAGCCCGTGACCTACCACAGG GGCCACGATATGGCAATGTCTGTAGGAGCAGTGACCTACCTTGAGTGTTCAGCTCGGCTCCATGACAACGTGGAAGCCGTCTTCCAGGAAGCGGTTAATGTGGCGCTCAGCAGTCCGAGTCGTAACTTCTGGCGGCGGATTACCCAGAGATTTTGCCTCATCTCCTGA